The following are encoded together in the Streptomyces tsukubensis genome:
- a CDS encoding DUF1416 domain-containing protein — translation MCGAKAGGPDASTVKAGETTIQGQVTRDGEPVTGYVRLLDSTGEFTAEVPTSATGQFRFYAAEGTWTLRALVPGGTADRTVVARTGGLAEVAISV, via the coding sequence ATGTGTGGAGCAAAGGCCGGCGGCCCCGACGCCTCGACGGTCAAGGCCGGCGAGACCACCATCCAGGGGCAGGTGACCCGTGACGGCGAGCCCGTCACCGGTTACGTGCGTCTGCTGGACTCGACGGGTGAGTTCACGGCGGAGGTCCCGACCTCGGCGACAGGACAGTTCCGTTTCTACGCGGCCGAGGGCACGTGGACGCTGCGCGCCCTCGTCCCCGGCGGCACCGCAGACCGTACGGTCGTCGCGCGGACCGGGGGCCTGGCGGAGGTCGCCATCTCCGTCTGA
- a CDS encoding DUF3099 domain-containing protein, giving the protein MYARRRRGYFWLMGGCIVLFISAWAFVRLWSVPAAIGMCVVAMVIPPVAAIVANRRGPDDHWWDEDDPSGNRPAGPSGRQDGRRPQ; this is encoded by the coding sequence ATGTACGCGCGACGCAGGCGTGGCTATTTCTGGCTGATGGGCGGATGCATCGTCCTGTTCATCTCGGCCTGGGCCTTCGTACGCCTCTGGTCCGTCCCCGCCGCCATCGGTATGTGTGTCGTGGCCATGGTGATTCCGCCGGTGGCCGCGATCGTCGCCAACCGGCGCGGCCCGGACGATCACTGGTGGGACGAGGACGACCCGTCCGGTAACCGTCCCGCAGGACCCTCCGGTCGCCAGGACGGCCGACGGCCACAGTGA